The following are encoded in a window of Phaseolus vulgaris cultivar G19833 chromosome 3, P. vulgaris v2.0, whole genome shotgun sequence genomic DNA:
- the LOC137839193 gene encoding uncharacterized protein — protein MEKKGAEKLYERAQRGARTRRDPPPKHNFRVELKELIAIPNIAARLMVPTKTDRKMGPNKNTWCEFHQANDHYIRNCLALAHQLDELVKSGFLKDYLQEAPDDQMLVAAGADQGHEVPIHGEVNTISGGFSGGGCTASQRRRYAQGATTAEVLQANLVPDVDLVFTKANLRDVIPHDNDPMVISLVTAGRRVRRVLVDQGSSTDVMFLTTFNRLQLSMNQLKPYIRYLYGFAGNEVEVRGYI, from the coding sequence ATGGAGAAGAAAGGGGCAGAAAAGCTCTACGAGCGCGCCCAGAGGGGGGCACGCACGCGAAGGGATCCTCCCCCAAAGCATAACTTCCGAGTGGAGCTCAAGGAGTTGATTGCCATCCCTAACATAGCGGCGAGATTGATGGTACCGACGAAGACTGATAGGAAGatggggcccaacaagaacacttggtgcgaattccaccaagcAAATGACCACTACATACGAAATTGCTTGGCCTTGGCGCATCAATTAGATGAGTTAGTAaagagcggtttcttgaagGATTACCTTCAAGAAGCACCAGACGATCAGATGTTGGTGGCTGCGGGAGCggatcaggggcacgaggtgcctatTCACGGAGAGGTAAACACTATATCAGGAGGATTTTCAGGAGGAGGatgcaccgcctcccagcggagaAGGTATGCACAAGGGGCGACGACAGCAGAAGTACTACAGGCGAATCTGGTCCCCGATGTCGACCTCGTCTTCACAAAAGCCAACCTCCGAGACGTCATACCTCACGATAATGATCCGATGGTAATTTCTCTAGTTACCGCCGGGAGAAGGGTGCGCCGTGTCCTtgtagatcaaggaagttcaACCGATGTTATGTTCTTGACAACCTTCAACCGCTTGCAGTTGTCCATGAACCAATTAAAGCCCTACATCAGATATTTGTATGGCTTTGCAGGAAACGAGGTGGAGGTTCGCGGATATATTTAA